One genomic segment of Rhinolophus sinicus isolate RSC01 linkage group LG11, ASM3656204v1, whole genome shotgun sequence includes these proteins:
- the SYNE4 gene encoding nesprin-4 isoform X3 translates to MALPPPLDPRPSSEPLNHPPGAPREVDIAGCTICPASGEEIIRPEHAQKLGQDSLDPPEHFQGGLRDPEPTAGHPRLPTPSSHEDPAVSKHRESPISGWEVLEAEQDNLHLCLLGLRLQLQDLERGPGPWTSAQSGMVQLQTLQADLRGAAERVDALLAFGEGLAQRSEPQARASLQQVLRAFRAHRDSIFRRLWHLQAQLVFEEANTLDQDLEVEGDSDWPAPGGVWGHWAPSSLPTPAELEWDPAGDVGGLEPLGQKTAWTPGTPCELCGHRGPQSRGQGLEDILMSGFSHQKHLAGHRKRSLLRKSQDKKRQASSNLQDVMLESPRSCTQTAPDLPPPPPPFPLPSPGGCHIAPAPVRGPLLLSCPTGQDTLPGTQLCQWSPPNLSTQPRHM, encoded by the exons atggccctgcccccacctctggaCCCTAGACCCTCCTCAGAGCCCCTCAACCACCCCCCTGGAGCCCCTAGGGAAGTGGACATTGCTGGATGCACCATCTGCCCTGCTTCTGGAGAGGAAATAATCAG GCCAGAACACGCCCAGAAACTGGGGCAGGACTCCTTGGACCCTCCCGAGCACTTCCAGGGTGGGCTGAGGGACCCTGAGCCTACTGCTGGTCACCCCAGATTGCCAACACCCTCTTCGCATGAGGACCCGGCTGTGAGCAAACACCGAGAG AGCCCCATCTCTGGCTGGGAGGTATTGGAGGCTGAGCAGGACAACCTGCACCTTTGCTTGCTGGGCCTGCGTCTCCAGCTGCAGGACCTAGAGCGAGGCCCGGGGCCTTGGACATCAGCCCAGAGCGGGATGGTCCAGCTGCAG ACCCTACAGGCAGACCTACGTGGGGCAGCTGAGAGAGTGGATGCACTGCTGGCGTTTGGTGAGGGGCTGGCACAGCGGAGTGAGCCTCAGGCCCGGGCATCCCTGCAGCAGGTCCTGAGGGCATTCAGAGCCCACCGAGACAGCATCTTCCGGCGGCTGTGGCATCTGCAGGCCCAGCTG GTGTTTGAGGAGGCCAATACACTGGACCAGGATTTAGAGGTCGAGGGGGACTCGGACTGGCCAGCACCTGGTGGGGTCTGGGGACACTGGGCACCCAGTAGCCTCCCCACTCCCGCAGAATTGGAGTGGGACCCAGCAGGGGACGTTGGGGGCCTCGAGCCACTGGGGCAAAAGACAGCCTGGACACCAGGGACTCCCTGTGAGCTATGTGGCCACAGGGGCCCCCAGAGCAGGGGACAAGGCCTTGAG GACATACTTATGTCGGGTTTCAGCCACCAGAAACACTTAGCAGGTCACCGAAAGCGCTCCCTGCTCCGGAAGTCTCAG GACAAGAAGAGACAAGCATCTTCCAATCTCCAGGATGTGATGCTGGAG AGCCCCCGCTCCTGCACCCAGACGGCCCCtgaccttcctcctcctcctcctccttttcctcttccttctcctggtGGGTGCCACATTGCTCCTGCCCCAGTCAGGGGGCCTCTGCTGCTCTCCTGTCCGACTGGCCAGGACACCTTACCTGGTACTCAGCTATGTCAATGGTCCCCCCCCAATCTGAGTACACAGCCCAGACATATGTAA
- the SYNE4 gene encoding nesprin-4 isoform X1 has protein sequence MALPPPLDPRPSSEPLNHPPGAPREVDIAGCTICPASGEEIIRPEHAQKLGQDSLDPPEHFQGGLRDPEPTAGHPRLPTPSSHEDPAVSKHRESPISGWEVLEAEQDNLHLCLLGLRLQLQDLERGPGPWTSAQSGMVQLQTLQADLRGAAERVDALLAFGEGLAQRSEPQARASLQQVLRAFRAHRDSIFRRLWHLQAQLVSYSLVFEEANTLDQDLEVEGDSDWPAPGGVWGHWAPSSLPTPAELEWDPAGDVGGLEPLGQKTAWTPGTPCELCGHRGPQSRGQGLEDILMSGFSHQKHLAGHRKRSLLRKSQDKKRQASSNLQDVMLESPRSCTQTAPDLPPPPPPFPLPSPGGCHIAPAPVRGPLLLSCPTGQDTLPGTQLCQWSPPNLSTQPRHM, from the exons atggccctgcccccacctctggaCCCTAGACCCTCCTCAGAGCCCCTCAACCACCCCCCTGGAGCCCCTAGGGAAGTGGACATTGCTGGATGCACCATCTGCCCTGCTTCTGGAGAGGAAATAATCAG GCCAGAACACGCCCAGAAACTGGGGCAGGACTCCTTGGACCCTCCCGAGCACTTCCAGGGTGGGCTGAGGGACCCTGAGCCTACTGCTGGTCACCCCAGATTGCCAACACCCTCTTCGCATGAGGACCCGGCTGTGAGCAAACACCGAGAG AGCCCCATCTCTGGCTGGGAGGTATTGGAGGCTGAGCAGGACAACCTGCACCTTTGCTTGCTGGGCCTGCGTCTCCAGCTGCAGGACCTAGAGCGAGGCCCGGGGCCTTGGACATCAGCCCAGAGCGGGATGGTCCAGCTGCAG ACCCTACAGGCAGACCTACGTGGGGCAGCTGAGAGAGTGGATGCACTGCTGGCGTTTGGTGAGGGGCTGGCACAGCGGAGTGAGCCTCAGGCCCGGGCATCCCTGCAGCAGGTCCTGAGGGCATTCAGAGCCCACCGAGACAGCATCTTCCGGCGGCTGTGGCATCTGCAGGCCCAGCTGGTCAGCTACAGCCTG GTGTTTGAGGAGGCCAATACACTGGACCAGGATTTAGAGGTCGAGGGGGACTCGGACTGGCCAGCACCTGGTGGGGTCTGGGGACACTGGGCACCCAGTAGCCTCCCCACTCCCGCAGAATTGGAGTGGGACCCAGCAGGGGACGTTGGGGGCCTCGAGCCACTGGGGCAAAAGACAGCCTGGACACCAGGGACTCCCTGTGAGCTATGTGGCCACAGGGGCCCCCAGAGCAGGGGACAAGGCCTTGAG GACATACTTATGTCGGGTTTCAGCCACCAGAAACACTTAGCAGGTCACCGAAAGCGCTCCCTGCTCCGGAAGTCTCAG GACAAGAAGAGACAAGCATCTTCCAATCTCCAGGATGTGATGCTGGAG AGCCCCCGCTCCTGCACCCAGACGGCCCCtgaccttcctcctcctcctcctccttttcctcttccttctcctggtGGGTGCCACATTGCTCCTGCCCCAGTCAGGGGGCCTCTGCTGCTCTCCTGTCCGACTGGCCAGGACACCTTACCTGGTACTCAGCTATGTCAATGGTCCCCCCCCAATCTGAGTACACAGCCCAGACATATGTAA
- the SYNE4 gene encoding nesprin-4 isoform X2, with amino-acid sequence MALPPPLDPRPSSEPLNHPPGAPREVDIAGCTICPASGEEIIRPEHAQKLGQDSLDPPEHFQGGLRDPEPTAGHPRLPTPSSHEDPAVSKHRESPISGWEVLEAEQDNLHLCLLGLRLQLQDLERGPGPWTSAQSGMVQLQTLQADLRGAAERVDALLAFGEGLAQRSEPQARASLQQVLRAFRAHRDSIFRRLWHLQAQLVSYSLVFEEANTLDQDLEVEGDSDWPAPGGVWGHWAPSSLPTPAELEWDPAGDVGGLEPLGQKTAWTPGTPCELCGHRGPQSRGQGLEDILMSGFSHQKHLAGHRKRSLLRKSQDKKRQASSNLQDVMLEVDSGAPAPAPRRPLTFLLLLLLFLFLLLVGATLLLPQSGGLCCSPVRLARTPYLVLSYVNGPPPI; translated from the exons atggccctgcccccacctctggaCCCTAGACCCTCCTCAGAGCCCCTCAACCACCCCCCTGGAGCCCCTAGGGAAGTGGACATTGCTGGATGCACCATCTGCCCTGCTTCTGGAGAGGAAATAATCAG GCCAGAACACGCCCAGAAACTGGGGCAGGACTCCTTGGACCCTCCCGAGCACTTCCAGGGTGGGCTGAGGGACCCTGAGCCTACTGCTGGTCACCCCAGATTGCCAACACCCTCTTCGCATGAGGACCCGGCTGTGAGCAAACACCGAGAG AGCCCCATCTCTGGCTGGGAGGTATTGGAGGCTGAGCAGGACAACCTGCACCTTTGCTTGCTGGGCCTGCGTCTCCAGCTGCAGGACCTAGAGCGAGGCCCGGGGCCTTGGACATCAGCCCAGAGCGGGATGGTCCAGCTGCAG ACCCTACAGGCAGACCTACGTGGGGCAGCTGAGAGAGTGGATGCACTGCTGGCGTTTGGTGAGGGGCTGGCACAGCGGAGTGAGCCTCAGGCCCGGGCATCCCTGCAGCAGGTCCTGAGGGCATTCAGAGCCCACCGAGACAGCATCTTCCGGCGGCTGTGGCATCTGCAGGCCCAGCTGGTCAGCTACAGCCTG GTGTTTGAGGAGGCCAATACACTGGACCAGGATTTAGAGGTCGAGGGGGACTCGGACTGGCCAGCACCTGGTGGGGTCTGGGGACACTGGGCACCCAGTAGCCTCCCCACTCCCGCAGAATTGGAGTGGGACCCAGCAGGGGACGTTGGGGGCCTCGAGCCACTGGGGCAAAAGACAGCCTGGACACCAGGGACTCCCTGTGAGCTATGTGGCCACAGGGGCCCCCAGAGCAGGGGACAAGGCCTTGAG GACATACTTATGTCGGGTTTCAGCCACCAGAAACACTTAGCAGGTCACCGAAAGCGCTCCCTGCTCCGGAAGTCTCAG GACAAGAAGAGACAAGCATCTTCCAATCTCCAGGATGTGATGCTGGAGGTAGATTCTGG AGCCCCCGCTCCTGCACCCAGACGGCCCCtgaccttcctcctcctcctcctccttttcctcttccttctcctggtGGGTGCCACATTGCTCCTGCCCCAGTCAGGGGGCCTCTGCTGCTCTCCTGTCCGACTGGCCAGGACACCTTACCTGGTACTCAGCTATGTCAATGGTCCCCCCCCAATCTGA
- the SYNE4 gene encoding nesprin-4 isoform X4: protein MALPPPLDPRPSSEPLNHPPGAPREVDIAGCTICPASGEEIIRPEHAQKLGQDSLDPPEHFQGGLRDPEPTAGHPRLPTPSSHEDPAVSKHRESPISGWEVLEAEQDNLHLCLLGLRLQLQDLERGPGPWTSAQSGMVQLQTLQADLRGAAERVDALLAFGEGLAQRSEPQARASLQQVLRAFRAHRDSIFRRLWHLQAQLVSYSLVFEEANTLDQDLEVEGDSDWPAPGGVWGHWAPSSLPTPAELEWDPAGDVGGLEPLGQKTAWTPGTPCELCGHRGPQSRGQGLEVRAGPHTSLPPQDILMSGFSHQKHLAGHRKRSLLRKSQDKKRQASSNLQDVMLEVDSGAPAPAPRRPLTFLLLLLLFLFLLLVGATLLLPQSGGLCCSPVRLARTPYLVLSYVNGPPPI, encoded by the exons atggccctgcccccacctctggaCCCTAGACCCTCCTCAGAGCCCCTCAACCACCCCCCTGGAGCCCCTAGGGAAGTGGACATTGCTGGATGCACCATCTGCCCTGCTTCTGGAGAGGAAATAATCAG GCCAGAACACGCCCAGAAACTGGGGCAGGACTCCTTGGACCCTCCCGAGCACTTCCAGGGTGGGCTGAGGGACCCTGAGCCTACTGCTGGTCACCCCAGATTGCCAACACCCTCTTCGCATGAGGACCCGGCTGTGAGCAAACACCGAGAG AGCCCCATCTCTGGCTGGGAGGTATTGGAGGCTGAGCAGGACAACCTGCACCTTTGCTTGCTGGGCCTGCGTCTCCAGCTGCAGGACCTAGAGCGAGGCCCGGGGCCTTGGACATCAGCCCAGAGCGGGATGGTCCAGCTGCAG ACCCTACAGGCAGACCTACGTGGGGCAGCTGAGAGAGTGGATGCACTGCTGGCGTTTGGTGAGGGGCTGGCACAGCGGAGTGAGCCTCAGGCCCGGGCATCCCTGCAGCAGGTCCTGAGGGCATTCAGAGCCCACCGAGACAGCATCTTCCGGCGGCTGTGGCATCTGCAGGCCCAGCTGGTCAGCTACAGCCTG GTGTTTGAGGAGGCCAATACACTGGACCAGGATTTAGAGGTCGAGGGGGACTCGGACTGGCCAGCACCTGGTGGGGTCTGGGGACACTGGGCACCCAGTAGCCTCCCCACTCCCGCAGAATTGGAGTGGGACCCAGCAGGGGACGTTGGGGGCCTCGAGCCACTGGGGCAAAAGACAGCCTGGACACCAGGGACTCCCTGTGAGCTATGTGGCCACAGGGGCCCCCAGAGCAGGGGACAAGGCCTTGAGGTGAGAGCAG GACCCCACACCTCTCTTCCCCCGCAGGACATACTTATGTCGGGTTTCAGCCACCAGAAACACTTAGCAGGTCACCGAAAGCGCTCCCTGCTCCGGAAGTCTCAG GACAAGAAGAGACAAGCATCTTCCAATCTCCAGGATGTGATGCTGGAGGTAGATTCTGG AGCCCCCGCTCCTGCACCCAGACGGCCCCtgaccttcctcctcctcctcctccttttcctcttccttctcctggtGGGTGCCACATTGCTCCTGCCCCAGTCAGGGGGCCTCTGCTGCTCTCCTGTCCGACTGGCCAGGACACCTTACCTGGTACTCAGCTATGTCAATGGTCCCCCCCCAATCTGA